In the Rhododendron vialii isolate Sample 1 chromosome 2a, ASM3025357v1 genome, TCTAGAGCATCACATTCATTTATATCCACTGCCTATGTAACTactctagcactagaaacagaacccctaagtacaaATATGAAAGTAACATCACCGTTGGGGGGGAGAATAACTattagtctagtgtgtagagggtgcgaactagaagtagccaacctgcGCCTGACCCGTGACCTCACAGTAATTGACATGGCAGATTTCGACGTAATCCTAgggatggactggctatcagcaCATCAAGCGGTCATAGATTGCCATCAGAAGATTGTGACGGCTTATACCCCTGATGGGACTCGTTTccgatttaagggggatagacaggCAACGAACTCGACGATGAGAAGATCAaagtggcagaatcaactgtttggatggctagccaGTCTCTAAATAGAAGAAGCAGACAGGATGGAattgggattaccacacatcgtttgcgagtacgccgaagttttccctgaagaacttcctggcttaccaccccaAAGAGAGAttgacttctctatagaacttcaaccGGGAACGGCACCAATCTCCATGGCgccataccgaatggcccctTCCGAGCTaaaagagctcaagacccaattgaagGAGCTGTTGGACAAAGGGTTCATCAGGCCGAGCACGTCACCATGGGGAGCGCCTGCACTATTcgtaaagaagaaagaagagacaCTTCAACTGTGTATTGACTACAAGAAGCTAAATTAAGTCACAATAAAAAATCGGTACCCATTGCCAAGGATTGATGACCTATTTGATCAATTGAGAGGAGCAACTTGCTTCTCTAAAATTGATCTCCAATCAGGCTACCATCAGCTAAGGATCCGGGATGAAGATATCGCCAAAATAACCTTTCGCACCAGATacggacactacgagtttgtgGTGATGCTGTTCGAACTGACCAACGCTCCAgtagtattcatgtgtctcatgaacaagatctttcagccctacttagacaaattcgtagtggtgttcattgatgacatcttgGTATACTTCGCCAGTAAGGAGGAGCATGAAGGACACCTTCGGATAGTACTACAAGTACTCTGAGATAGCCAACTCTATGCCAAAGCAAGTAAATACGAGTTTTGGCttgaagtggttaagttcttggggcacgtaGTATCCAAGGACGGAATCGCGATGGACGAAAGTAATGTCGAAGCAGTGCTGAATTGGAAACAGCCGACCTCAATATTTGAAATTAGGAGTTTTATGGGATTGGCTGGgtattaccgaagattcataCAAGACTTCTCAATCCTCGCCAAGCCAATGACAAGACTGACTCaaaaaggagtgaagctggattggaatgaagcctcCGAGAAATCTTTTAAGGAACTAAAAAAGAGGCTGACCAGTGCAccgatactcatcattcccgagCGGGGTGTAGATTATATGGTTTACTGCGACGCGTcaagagatggcttgggatgcGTGCTAATGCAGAATGAAAAAGTTGTAGCCTACGGATCTCAGTAACTTCGACCGCACAAGAAGAATTACCCCACTCATGACTTAGAATTGGCTACAATAGTATTCACCCTAAAGTCCTGGCGTTACTATCTATAGGGAGAGCAATTCGAGGTCTTTACCGACCACAAGAGCCTCAAGTATCTTTTCACTCAAATggagttgaacctgaggcagCGTCGATGGATgaaatacttggaggactacaagtttacgctATAGTATCACCCTGGCAAGGCCAACGCGGTGGCTGATGCTCTGAGCTGAAAGGACAGGGCACAGAAAGTCAAAACTGCCATTAAGGAATGGGAAATGGTGGACACCCTCAACGAGTTCAACCTAAGACCATCATCAGAAAATGGGAACACATGTCTGTGTGCTCTCGTTGCAGAACCAACACTCCATCGAGAAATCTTACTAGCTCAGACTTTCGAGCAGGATTGCGAGTTCATTCGATCTCGAATCTGAGAAGGAAAGGCACTACCCAGATGGACAATCAAGAAGGACAACAGTCTGAAATTCAAGGAAAAGGTGTTCGTACCTAATAGTGGAACCCTTCAAGAAGCTCACCATTCAAACTTCGCAGTCCATcctggcggtacaaagatgtatcatgacctGCGAAGGACGTACTtgtgggaaggaatgaaaaagGAAGTAGCCCAATTTGTGTCTACCTGTCTagtgtgtcaacaagtcaaggctgaaCACCAGAAACCTGGAGGAGATCTTCAACCTTTTCCAATTccgacctggaagtgggagcatatCTCAATGGATTTCATGACTGGACTACCAAGATCCACCAAATCTAACATTGCTATTTGGGTGATTGTGGATTGACTCACCAAATCTGCTCATTTTTTGCCTGTTAATATGATAGAGAACGTAGAACATCTGAGCCTGCTGTATATTCGAGAGATTGTACGCCTACATAGAGTACCTATCTCAATAGTATCTGACAGGGATCCACGTTTCGTATCACACTTTTGAAAAGGACTACAGAAGGCATGGGGAACAGATGTAAGGCTTAGTATGGCCTTCCACCCACAGTTAGATGGACAAACAAAAAGGACAATACAGACACTGGAAGACATGCTGAGAGCCTGTGCCTTGGATTTTCTGGAAACTGGGAGCAGCACTTACCACTGGTAGAGTTCACCTACAACAACGGCTACCAGGcaagtatcgagatggcaccgtaCGAAGCTCTATATGGTCGACCTTGTCGATCTCCAGTTTGCTGGATAGACGTTGGAGAAACTGGGATGATTGGACCTGACATAGTACGGGATACCACGGAGAAGGTCAAGACCATCAGGCAAAGGATCCAAACCGCTCAAAGCTAAtagaagagttatgcggataaaagGAGCCGACCATTAACCTTTGCAGTACGAGACCATGTGTTCCTAAAAATTagaccaaagaaaggagttATCAGATTTgagaaaaagggaaagttgTCCCCACGCTACATCGGACCCTTCGACATTGTGGAGAAAATCAGAAAGGTTGCGTATCATCTAGCGCTGCCACCACAGCTAGATAGGGTGCATAACATGTTCCACGTTTCAATGCTCCGCAAGTATCTTGCGTTGTCCACACATGTCCTCAACTGGGAAGACATCACCATCAAAGAAGACGCGACATACGAAGAAGAACCAATAGAGATTCAGGACCGAAGTGAGAAGATAATCTGAAACAAGATAGTCAAACTGGTACGAGTCCTGTGGAAACACCGTGGATTTGAAGAAaccacatgggagagagaggaaaccaTGAAAGCAAATTATCCACACCTGTTCGAATCCAAGCGTGtgcctaatttcgaggacgaaattgtttaagggggatagtttgtaacaactccgatttttggcgaataaaaaaatctagtttaaatatttgaaaattcattattaattcttgaattgctttataattttcttttgttctttaataatctgtcataattagatttaagacGTATAAGATTAAATCTCTTCGCACCGAACGATCTAGTCCTTTTCTGAAGACAATTATGCTtgtagaaacacttgtatattttcctagtaaatgaaataaaaccccaaaattatatttcttggctagaaatcctacttggcaagtagaattagcttttaaccaattagttagagaaacctaactaccatttcacctagttacatttccctaaccctagatgaacctttttaaccatctttgaaccttatgaaccttttcaaaccctaattgaaccttttaAGTCTAGGAAGGTCATCATTATGCTTCCAAAAGTAGAATACCTAgacttgccatgcatgcaagactaaaaaataatagccttgaacctaattACCCTCCAAGGATCACTTTCCCAGATTTTCtctaggtatatatatacatatatacatcatAGCCTACTATAGTCAAGCCTTTGTATTCATACATGCATTTTCTAGGAAAATATTACCCATGGGACAATGTTCTTATCATTGAAAGCCTTAACCTTTAATCATTACTTTCTCTAGACTTAGTAAGCTACTTAAACTTGAATATACTTAGccttatacacacacacacacacacacacacatatatatatataagcacaTGGGAtataggaagagagagagagagagagagagagagagagagagagagagagagagagatagggtgagtgtgtgcatgtgtttggtcCCTCAAGCAAGCTACCTTTAGCCCTTAAGCCTAATAACTACTTGACACCTCACTTTTAGGCTACTTTAAACATAATCCTAGCCaattatttcctttctttcttgcaagcaaaccATTCTAGAAAAGACAaggccaaaacccttcatgatatCCTAGATTTTGACCTAAAAATGGAAATGACAAGTGAGGCAAGGCTATGCCATGATAAAAGATGAGATGTGACAattcaatggagcaaatccatgagaGATAAAGGGAGAAAGAGGGCCGGCCAAATGAGGGAGAAGGAGAACCAAATTTTTGCTACAAATAGGACCCTTGTCCAAG is a window encoding:
- the LOC131317411 gene encoding uncharacterized protein LOC131317411 — protein: MYHDLRRTYLWEGMKKEVAQFVSTCLVCQQVKAEHQKPGGDLQPFPIPTWKWEHISMDFMTGLPRSTKSNIAIWHLPLVEFTYNNGYQASIEMAPYEALYGRPCRSPVCWIDVGETGMIGPDIVRDTTEKVKTIRPKKGVIRFEKKGKLSPRYIGPFDIVEKIRKVAYHLALPPQLDRVHNMFHVSMLRKYLALSTHVLNWEDITIKEDATYEEEPIEIQDRSEKII